DNA from Pecten maximus chromosome 18, xPecMax1.1, whole genome shotgun sequence:
AGTGGAGTAAAAAGACGATGTAGTATGTTTAGTGGAGTAAAAGACGATGTAGTATGTTAAGTGGAGTAAAAAGACGATGTAGTATGTTTAGTGGAGTAAAAGACGATGTAGTATGTTAAGTGGAGTAAAAAAACGATGTAGTATGTTTAGTGGAGTAAAAAGACGACGTAGTATGTTAAGTGGAGTAAAAAGACGATGTAGTATGTTAAGTGGAGTAAAAAGACGACGTAGTATGTTAGTGGAGTAAAAAGACGACGTAGTATGTTAAGTGGAGTAAAAAGACGATGTAGTATGTTAAGTGGAGTAAAAAGACGACGTAGTATGTTAAGTGGAGTAAAAGACGATGTAGCATGTTTAGTGGAGTAACAAAACGATGTAGTATGTTAAGTGGAGTAAAAAGACGATGTTGTATGTTTAGTGGAGTAAAAAAACGATGTAGTATGTTTAGTGGAGTAAAAGACGATGTTTTGTAGTATGTTAAGTGGAGTAAAAGACGACGTGTAGTATGTTTAGTGGAGTAAAAAAGACGATGGTAGTTGTTAGTGAGTAAAAAGTTGTGTATGTTAAGTGGAGTGTAAAAAAGACGACGTAGTATGTTAAGTGGAGTAAAAAGACGATGTAGTATGTTAAGTGGAGTAAAAAAGACGATGTAGTATGTTAAGTGGAGTAAAAAGACGATGGTAGTTAGTTGTTAAGTGGAGTTAAAAAGACGATGTAGTTATGTAGTGGAGTAAAGACGAGTGTAGAGTAGTGAGTAAAAGACGATGTATGTTAGTGGAGTTAAAGAGTGTAGTATGTAAGTGGAGTAAAAGACGATTTGTAGCATGTTTAGTGGAGTAAAAGACGACGTAGTATGTTAAGTGGAGTAAAAAGACGATGTAGTATGTTAAGTGGAGTAAAAAGACGATGTAGTATGTTTAGTGGAGTAAAAAGACGATGTAGTATGTTAAGTGGAGTAAAAGACGATGTAGTATGTTTAGTGGAGTAAAAGACGACGTAGTATGTTTAGTGGAGTAAAAGACGATGTAGTATGTTAAGTGGAGTAAAAAGACGATGTAGTATGTTAAGTGGAGTAAAAAGACGATGTAGTATGTTAAGTGGAGTAAAAAGACGATGTAGTATGTTTAGTGGAGTAAAAAGACGATGTAGTATGTTTAAGTGGAGTAAAAAGACGACGTAGTATGTTAAGTGGGGTAAAAAGACGATGTAGTATGTTAAGTGGAGTAAAAGACGATGTAGTATGTTAAGTGGGCGAAAAGAAGATGTAGTATGTTAAGTGGAGTTAAAGACGATGTAGTATGTTAAGTGGAGTAAAAGACGACGTAGTATGTTTAGTGGAGTAAAAGACGATGTAGTATGTTAAGTGGAGTAAAAAGACGATGTAGTATGTTAAGTGGAGTAAAAGACGATGTAGTATGTTAAGTGGAGTAAAAAGACGATGTAGTATGTTTAGTGGAGTAAAAAGACGACATAGTATGTTAAGTGGAGTAAAAGACGATGTAGTATGTTAAGTGGAGTAAAAAGACGATGTAGTATGTTAAGTGGAGTAAAAAGACGACGTAGTATGTTTAGTGGAGTAAAAGACGATGTAGTATGTTAAGTGGAGTAAAAAGACGACGTAGTATGTTTAAGTGGAGTAAAAGACGATGTAGTATGTTTAGTGGAGTAAAAAGACGATGTAGTATGTTAAGTGGAGTAAAAGACGATGTAGTATGTTAGTGGAGTAAAAGACGATGTAGTATGTTAAGTGGAGTAAAAGACGACGTAGTATGTTTAGTGGAGTAAAAAGACGATGTAGTATGTTAAGTGGAGTAAAAAGACGACGTAGTATGTTAGTGGAGTAAAAAGACGACGTAGTATGTTAAGTGGAGTAAAAAGACGATGTAGTATGTTAAGTGGAGTAAAAGACGATGTAGTATGTTAAGTGGAGTAAAAGACGATGTAGTATGTTAAGTGGAGTAAAAAGACGACGTAGTATGTTTAGTGGAGTAAAAAGACGACGTAGTATGTTAAGTGGAGTAAAAGACGATGTAGTATGTTAAGTGGAGTAAAAGACGATGTAGTATGTTAAGTGGAGTAAAAGACGATGTAGTATGTTAAGTGGAGTAAAAGACGACGTAGTATGTTTAGTAGAGTAAAAGACGATGTAGTATGTTAAGTGGAGTAAAAAGACGATGTAGTATGTTAAGTGGAGTAAAAAGACGATGTAGTATGTTAAGTGGAGTAAAAAGACGATGTAGTATGTTAAGTGGAGTTAAAGACGATGTAGTATGTTAAGTGGAGTAAAAAGACGATGTAGTATGTTAAGTGGAGTAAAAGACGATGTAGTATGTTTAGTGGAGTAAAAAGACGATGTAGTATGTTTAGTGGGAGGAAAAGACGATGTAGTATGTTTAGTGGAGTAAAAAGACGATGAAGTATGTTTAGTGGAGTAAAAGACGATGTAGTATGTTAAGTAGAGTAAAAAGACGATGTAGTATGTTAAGTGGAGTAAAAAGACGATGTAGTATGTTAGGTGGAGTAAAAGACGATGTAGTATGTTAAGTGGAGTAAAAGACGACGTAGTATGTTTAGTGGAGTAAAAAGACGATGTAGTATGTTAAGTGGAGTAAAAAGACGACGTAGTATGTTAAGTGGAGTAAAAAGACGATGTAGTATGTTAAGTAGAGTAAAAGACGATGTAGTGTGTTTAGTGGAGTAAAAGACGATGTAGTATATTTAGTGGAGTAAAAGACGATGTAGTATGTTTAGTGGAGTAAAAAGACGATGTAGTATGTTAAGTGGAGTAAAAAGACGATGTAGTATGTTAGTGGGGTAAAAAGACGATGTAGTATGTTAAGTGGAGTAAAAAGACGATGTAGTATGTTAAGTGGAGTAAAAGACGACGTAGTATGTTAAGTGGAGTAAAAAGACGATGTAGTATGTTAAGTGGAGTAAAAAGACGATGTAGTATGTTAAGTGGAGTAAAAGACGATGTAGTATGTTAAGTGGAGTAAAAGACGATGTAGTATGTTTAAGTGGAGTAAAAGACGATGTAGTATGTTAAGTAGAGTAAAAGACGATGTAGTATGTTTAGTGGAGTAAAAAGACGATGTAGTATGTTAAGTGGAGTAAAAGACGATGTAGTATGTTTAGTGGAGTAAAAAGACGATGTAGTATGTTAAGTGGAGTAAAAGACGATGTAGTATGTTAAGTGGAGTAAAAGACGATGTAGTATGTTTAAGTGGAGTAAAAGACGATGTAGTATGTTTAGTGGAGTAAAAAGACGATGTAGTATGTTTAGTGGAGTAAAAAGACGATGTAGTATGTTAAGTGGAGTAAAAAGACGATGTAGTATGTTAAGTGGAGTAAAAGACGATGTAGTATGTTAAGTGGAGTAAAAGACGACGTAGTATGTTTAGTGGAGTAAAAGACGACTGTAGTATGTTAAGTGGTAAAAAGACGACGTAGTATGTTAAGTGGAGTAAAAGACGATGTAGTATGTTAAGTGGAGTAAAAAGACGACTGTAAGTATGTTAGTGGAGTAAAAGACGATGTAGTATGTTTAAGTGGAGTAAAAAGACGAGGTAGTATGTTTAGTGGAGTAAAAGACGATGTAGTATGTTTAGGGAGTAAAAGACGATGTAGTATGTTTAGTGGAGTAAAAGACGATGTAGTATGTTAAGTGGAGTAAAAAGACGATGTAGTATGTTAAGTGGAGTAAAAAGACGATGTAGTATGTTTAGTGGAGTAAAAGACGATGTAGTATGTTAAGTGGAGTAAAAAGACGATGTAGTATGTTTAGTGGAGTAAAAAGACGATGTAGTATGTTAAGTGGAGTAAAAAGGCGATGTAGTATGTTAAGTGGAGGGGGGTGGGTATTCAGTTCCCTTCCCTTCCTCATCAAACTTCAACTCCataccaaaggtcaaggtcacttggaATTCGTCACTTGTAACTTTCGGGTTCATAATTCCAACAATTTTAacgttttatttcaaaatagatcgaaaatgaatatttaatttgGTCGCCATTTTTTCTAAAAAACGGAAGTACAAACGTTATCCACCTCGATCATAAATGTTATCCACCTCTTTGGAATTCttgataattaattacatattgATTATGAAGTCCGTTGTTTTATAAGGTCTGAAAAAATGCACAACAAAATTGTTTGAAAACTTTCTCTCCTCAAGGACTTCGCCTCTTCTGCGCATGTCTGGACTCGGGATTTGTGTATGGCCGATTCCGATTTAGACGGCGAGACGAATGGAGTGGAACTAGGGGACCCGAACTGCGTATGGACCTCTGGACAAACTCCTGAGGGACAGGCCACTGGTCATCCAGGTACATTCTTCACAAGCTTTAGATCATTAATTACTCGAGCCACAACCATGCGCGTGTTAAATAGGTGAAAAAAATGATGACGATAAACTACTAagtatataattttacatttcaaGAAATTATTTAAGGAATGTTTTGCTTACTGAAATTTCTCTTCCAATCTTCGCTGGATTACGATCCTCCAGAGAAGTCCTCGGCTAGCGAAGATGAGCGCTTcctttaaacaaaagaaattcCGGGCCATGTACATCGGGATAATTTTGCATTTAGCTGGTCTTGATTTTAGTTTATTCATATTTcatgctgttttttttttaaatatatattctttatattgTACTTTCAGGAATCTGCGAACCAATGAATGATCCAAAGTGTCTGTCAGTAAATGTTAATGTTGTGtgttaataaaacataaattaaaattttcctgttttttttttcatttttgtttactATCCGAAGGTAGTTACAGATGACAAGCTTTAGCTGTGTATTCCATTTAAAAATAACGATAAGTGTTTAAATCCAAGGCCATTTTTTTCTAATCACTTAAAAAATATAACTTTGGACTGAGGGTAACGAACAtatcaagtttgagaaatatacttccagtacttctcaagaatcttcaactgtcaaaattcaagatgcgGTCAATCGgccatttattttaaaaatcaaaattcaaataatgGAATGGGCATAACAACGGACATAGggtaatataaacatttagcATGAGAAATTCCTTTCGTGTGCTTCAAAGTaatagcaataacaatcttCTACATGCACTGTCAATCCAAGATTTATTTCTGTCAGCCATTTGTTATATCGATTACACTCGCAATtggggaccaaggggaaccttccaaatttcaactgtcaaagTTCAAAATAGCCGCCTGCGagccatttttaaaatcaaaatggcaGTTTGAACTAGGGACCAAGCGGCAACCTACGCGTCaggtttgagaaatatccctcaaGAACTGAAAGAGCGTTCACAGGTAGTCAAATGACGCTTAAATTTTGTTTGCTTGCTTGTTCAATCCCCCTGTGAACGGCCAGGGTAATTTTGAGAAGgggtcttcttgtagtagttggtgactaccacaCCGAACagcatacgggaggcccgtaGCATGCCTTCCAAAGCAATAAGGGTGAGGTGTCTTGCTCAAGGACACAGGCACGAAACCACAGACCGACCAGTTTTTCATCTTTCCATTAAACTCAAACCGACACGGATAGGGGTTGTCGAACCATGCATCTCGTATATTCACTTAAGATTTCGTGGCCTACGCTacaaccgactgagctatcgcgtATCCAGGTCCTTTACAAATATGCGGACCAGAACATATATGATTAGCCCAGCGAATGACAAAGACCCTACATatcaaatacaatacaatatgcaagaaatagtTAAAAATCGTCAAACTTCACAAAATGACTGCTTGcagtcgacaatgttttcagattggtccaaaaatgcaatacatcggaccaaggagaacctacctatgaaatttgagaaagatcccttcagtgcttcctcagaaatagcaataacaaacttcaattgtcaaaatccaagatggctgcctgtcggccatgttgttttccgatcggtcacaaaatgcaatatgcataactgggcaccaaggggaacctacatatgaagtttgagaaagatccctttagtactttctcagaaatagcgataacaatctttaatggtcaaaatccaagatggctgcctgttggccatcttgttttccgatcggtcccaaaatacgatatgcataacaaggcaccaaggggaacctacatatgaaatttgagaaagatccctttggtacttcctcagaaaaagcgataacaaacttcaattgtcaaaatccaagatggctgactgtcggccatgttgttttccgatcaatcccaaaatgcaatatgcataactaggcaccaaagggaacgtacatatgaaatttgagaaagatccctttagtacttcctcagaaatagcgataacaaacttcaattgtcaaaatccaagatggctgactgtcggccatgttgttttccgatcggtcccaaaatgtaatatgcataactaggcaccaaggtgaacctacatatgaaatttgagaaagatcccttcagtacattctcagaaatagcgataacaaacttcaattatcaaaatccaagatggctgcatgtcggccatgttgctttttGATCGGtccccaaaatgcaatatgcataactaggcaccaaggggaacctacatctgaaatttgagaaagatcccatcagtactttctaagaaatagcgataacaagaattgtttacggacggagggacggaccacggacgacggaccacggacgcagggcgatttgaatagcccaccatctgatgatggtgggctaaaaataaagTTGGTAAAAGAGGATGtcaaaatttaatttataattatatttgtaataagTGATATAGTTAGTAAAAAGATATCCATGTTAAAAAATATAGAACTAGTTTTTAGGATAACGACATGTATAAACgtataaatgaattttaaaaagtaattATCAAAGGACTGGAGACAAATTGAATGAATCAAAGACGAACTTTGACCTCGACCTTTAACTTTGACCAATGACCTTTGCTCAGTCGACTTATATTCTATTAGTGAAAAACTACAATATTGACCTTGTACCCGGTAACATTTCATGCAAATTGGTTAACCTTCACCTTGCAAGTCGTAACAAAATGTTGACTAGTGAACACATGCAAAATTCGACCACCTCGTCCAATTCGAGATCGAGACTAAACCCAGATTTTACCTGAATTTGTATGTGTCGTGTGTGAGCAGAGGACGTTAACTCTTCCGGCGCATCTGGTATTATCCTTGTACAATGTTAAGCAAatgaataattctaagtcacgcaaatgatcaaacctgaaaaatagccatgctgttatgttcacaagtgtctatagcacagggtaggagcatttgtttgaccggattttactgtatgcatgtataaacacttattttgttttgaccttgaaatgcaaatggcggctgagaataatattacacaaatctggcttaaaggaggcatttcagttaataacaaaactcctatatcgtacttttaagacatctcatcatagtaacatgaacatttgaatgtcaatttgttaaaatggtgagtttgcagcctttttcagaaataggcatattttaccccaaactcaacggttgaacattttttcataaaagcagtcttcttgccacttcaagaatactttatattgtctaataagagcatttttgatgttttaaatacctccttatatgccatatgtGTGTGATATcgttcacgaccgccatttgcaattcaaggtcaaaataaaaacagcgtttatacatataataacgtcaaagctggtcaaaccaatgc
Protein-coding regions in this window:
- the LOC117316445 gene encoding temptin-like, which translates into the protein MIFRAVLLCVVLGVSIAFPGYQQYVPNGRNVPNPCPGGKRTWAGVGHYDSHGAGARNLFGLDFASSAHVWTRDLCMADSDLDGETNGVELGDPNCVWTSGQTPEGQATGHPGICEPMNDPKCLSVNVNVVC